TATTTTCTTAGCCGAGATATACGCAACCAAAGGCATTATCAACAAATCATGCGTCGCAACGAACGCCACGTCCGTTCCAGCCCGCTCGGAAAATGGGATAGCCACCGAATCAATCCATTCGGAGCACCTCGGCTCAAAATCGTAAAACGCACTCGAATAGCTGTTCTCATAAGCCCACTTGGAAAGAACATACCAGCTACCTTTGCTGTTCTTTGCCGTATTGTAGGCATCAGTATCCTTCACATACCAGGATTCTCCCATATGGGAAAGCGTATCGACAGAGAGATCGACAAGGGTATCCACTCTTGCACGGCCTGCCGCGACATAGCGGCAAGTCTGCTGGGTGCGAATGGAACCCGAAGCTCCATAATGGTATTCTAGGTTGGAGGCCAGTTTTCCACCCAGTTCTTTTGCCTGCTGCACCCCGTTTGCATTCAAAGGTGTCCCAGATGCAGAATCAGTATTCCGCTCTGCATGGCGAATCACCACGACAAGTTTTTCGCCCTCTGCCAAAATGCCTGCAACCGAATCCAAACGGACAAACTTGGTCACCGCCGATTTTTGGACATAGTAGTTATTCACGTCGACATTGCTCGCCGCACGCCACATGACCGTTCCTTCGTCACATAAAAAATAGCGGAGTTCATCCTGAATAATAGCCGACTTGAGCGTTCCCTTGTTTTCTTGGCTGCATTTTCCCAGGAAATATTCCGGGTCCCGGACGGCAACACTGTCACGCACTTTCACGCTATCCACAACATGGACGCTGTCTCGCACCTTCACGCTGTCAATAATACGGACACTATCCTTCACGTTCACACTGTCGATGATACGGACGCTGTCCTTCACGTTCACGCTGTCGATAATGTGGACGCTATCCTTTACATCTACGCTGTCAACGATGCGGACGCTATCTTTCACGACAACACTGTCTTTGATGCGGACGCTGTCTTTCACGTCTACGCTGTCAATGATGCGAACGCTATCCTTCACGACAACGCTATCGATAATCCGGATACTATCGATCACGTTCACGCTATCATGAACGACGACCGAATCGCGCTCCCCCGCATCCGAACCTTTAGAATTTACAGAAGTTTCCGAATCATCACCGCAAGAATTAAGTAACGCCAGAATAGATAAACAGAACAGGATCTTGATTAATTTTCTCTTTCTCATTTTTGTTTTTGTTTAGGCTACAAGGTCATTGTTCCCGAGGCCAAGCCCTTGACAGGCACATAGCGAGCAATCCCATTCGAGTCCAGTATAATGGCAACACCTGCCAAATAGTTAATCCACTGCTTTGTATCAAAGTAACGCAGATTGACTTTCTTGCTCGTGGCATAAACCGCCAACGGGACAACCAACATGTCGTGGGAAATCCAAACACCAATGCGGTTGATATCGGCAAATCGCGGCATCACGACCGTATTTATGAATTCTTCGCCACGTTTATCCAAATCATAGAAAGCATCGCTATACTTGCCCTGGTAAGCATAAGCCGAAGTCACGACCCAGCCACCACCATCGGAGCTCTTATAGTTTTCCAGCCTTGAGTCGTCTTTCACGAACCAGGCGCCATCCAATTCCTCGATAGTGTTTTCGGTAAACGTCAACCCGGCACCCGTCGCAAAATTCTCCGCAGTTTCCTTGCTTCTCGTGTAAGTCGAGTTCGCAAAACTGATACTTTCGCCCTTCAACTTGGCGCCCACTGACTGCGACTGCTTCTTGCCGTTGTCGGTCAAGTGACCGGTTTTGCCGGTATCGTCGGTACGTTCCCCGTGGCGCAGGATGAAGATAACCTTCTCGCCAGGAGCAACCGTCGCAAGCACATCGGCGATATCCTCGAACGGGGTTACGTCGGCAGCGGTCGCTTCGCGCCAAATACGCTTGCTCTGTTCGTAAACGTAAGACTTGTCCGTATTTATTTTCCCGTTACGGATCTGGCCGGCGTAGGTCCCGGGCCCAAAGCCCACCGTATCTTTTTCAATGTCGGTGGCCACGCGCCAAGACTTGAGCGTATTGTCACAGATGAAGCGAATCTTGGGGCTATCCGGATGGTCGTAGTACGGAGCGAAATAAGCACTGAGGCTCGTGTTCACGTTCTTGACCTGGCCCGCCGTATAGGAATTGCAGGTCTCAAAGCCGTAAACCTTAGACCAGAAATTGCGCAAATGCTTTTCGAAATCGGGAGCGTCGCCCCTGCCCCACGAGGCAAAGACCTGGCGAATCTTATCGTAGCCGCCACTTGCATCCAACTCCATGAGCCAGTCCGCCAAGTCCGCACGGGCGTTGTTGTCGTCCCAGTTGCCATTGCCCTTGATGCGTTCGGCAATACCGTTGGCATAGCTTACCATCTCGTGACCGGAGCCCTTGCGCTGCATCATGATTGAAATCGCAAGCAAGGCCGCACTATACTCATCGCCACCAAAAAGGTTCACCTCGTCTGCCGTGACCGAAGAGCCCGAAGCCGTAGTGGTATGAGTGTGGCCACCACCCCAGCTACCGCCACCATTATTTCCACCGCCGCCAAAGAACCAACCGCCGTTGTTGCCCCCGCCACTGCTTCCACTACCGCCACCGAGATCGATGTTGAACGCAGAGAGCACATCCTTGAGCGCCTGCGCCTTCATGCTCCGGATAGGCTGGTTGAACCCGGAATTTTCGACGAGTTTCATGAGGCGCGGAGATTCCAGGTGAGTCAGCATGTTGACGTTCACAGAATCACGTTCGGTCAAATCAGTCACAGAATGGAGCGTGACCATCGACGTCGAGAGCCCGCCCGAAAGTTCGTTACGGAAATACCCGTTCACCTCGACGCGCACATACGGGGAGACCAGGTTCACTCCCGGGAACGCATAGCTGCCGTCACCCGAGGCAATGCAGGTTTCGTGCGTCCGCCTAGAATCGGCCATGCGCTTTGCGCTGTCCAGTTCAATAATCTTGACCGAAGCCCCATAGCGGAACGGCCCCTTCTGAGCGGCACCCGCAACCGGGACAGCCACCCTGCGGTACGTCCCCGCAAGTGCCGGGTCTTCGACTTCGGCAGCGTCACTCGCCGTAAACGGATCCACCGTCAAATTGCCATCTGCGCAAGTCGCCTTCACAATACCGATTACAGAAGTCCGCCATTCACCATTGATGCAGAAATACAAGTCGCTGGCTTCGTCGACCAAGAAGGTTTCGCCCTCGTTTTGCGCGGTGCAAGGCGGAAGTTCCTTTTTTGTGCTCACGACGCTTGTATCGACGACTATGGTTTCAAGGTCAGGAGGGTTCACACCCGAATGGTTGACAGAATCCACCTTATTCTGATTTTCCCAAGGATTTTTGGAATCCGACGAGCCCTTCTTAGAACTGCTTGAGTACCCTTGCCTGTGACTGTGATGCCCCGTACGGGTCGAATCTGCATCTTTACTTTCTGAAAATTCCTCTTCCTCCGGAGAGTACGACTTGTCGTCTCCACACGAAATTGCCAACAAGGCAATAAGGAATAAGGAACATAATTTCTTCATAGTAACATAGATATAGATTATTTTCTTCTATTATCCAAATCCTATTGACTGATTTTTAGCTTACCATCCCTGGAAATAGCCAGATTTTAGCCCTTTAAAGGCTACATAGCGACGATTTCCGGATTTATCCCAGATAATAGCGATTCCGGCAAGGTAATTAATCCACGTTCCGCCGTCTTTCACGTTCATGTTAATATTCAAATCTGAGCAGTAGGCGACAAACGGAACCATCAGCTTGTCATGCGAACTGAGCATGATGAACCTTTCGGGGACCGTATCGTATTTGGCGAGCAAAACATCTTCGATCAATTCGGCGGAGCGGTCCTTCAAGTTGTAGTATGCGACCGTTTCTGCGCCATCGGTGTAGGCGCCGTTGTACACATAAAGGCCGATTGCCTCCCAGCCACCACCGGAAGCATTTTCCACCTTGTTCACCGTATCACGGTTGACCATGTACCAGTCGTCGTTCAACTCGGGGAAAGTATCAGCAATCGTCGTATCCTGGCCACGCCCGAGAGCAATCGAAATAACCGTCTGCTGCGCACGGTAGAACTCGGAAGCCCCGAGACGGAAATCCTCTTTATGTTTCTTTAGCTTGGCTCCGACTTCCTTGGATTCCTGAACCCCCTTACTGGTCAAGGGCCCTTCCCTACTCACAATGTCCTTGTCGCGTTCACCATGGCGGAGCAGGAAAATCACCTTCTCGTCGTCCTTGATTCCATCATAGACTTTCTGAATATCGACAAAGTCGGTAATGGCGGACTTCTTGACAAAGTAGGCGTCACGTTCGGCACGGGAAGACACCACACGCCAACTGCTACTGGCCGCATTGTAGGTGTAGACAATTCCTGCATTGACAAGGCCCTGGCGAGTTTCGCCATCCTGGCCGGCACCAAACCCGTAAGTGTCCTTTTCCTTGTCCGTCGCTTCGCGCCAGGCTCCCGAACTCTCGTCGCACACGAAGCGATCCATCGTGACCGATACATCGGAATCGTCCGCAGCATAATACTTGCTGAACTTATTTTTCGCATGGACGACAGCGCCATAGCTTTCGGCAGCGCAGGCTTCTATCCCCAATTCTGCCAGGTAGAAGGCCCTGATGTACTTTTCAAAACCAGGTACAGAGGCAAGCCCAATTTTTTCCACATTCTTATGGACGGTCTCGAATTCATCGTTGACATCCACGCCAAACGCCCAGTCTGCAATTTTAGCACGGGCAGAGGAATCCTTCCAAGAACCATCCGCGAAGTCAGCGGCCACCTTCCACAAGTTCGCAGCAGTATCGTTTGCAACAGCCTGCATCATGATCGTCACGGCCAAGAGAGCGGCACCCGCTTCGCCAGCAGCAAACGACGTCACCGAATCAACCGAGCCCAAACCGGCCTTGTCGAAATGGAACGCCTTCCAGACGGCGTCAGACGCCTTTTGGGAAGCCTTCCCCACAGTCGTCGATTCGGACGACTTCAAAAGGTGTTGCATGTAAACGGACTTGAGATACGTAAGGACGTTGACATTGGCTTCGCCGCCCTTTCCCTGAGCATTCACGAGTGCATACAAGGTGTCTTTCATCGTTATCGAGCCGCCATGCACCAAGTCGGTGACCTTGCCGAAAACACTCGCACGCGCATAAGGAGGGAGGAACGTCACGTTTGCAGCCGAATAGGCCCCATCTTTCGCAGAAATCGTTGCAGGGAAACTGCTCCCGGTCTTCTTGAAACTCTCATCCAGGACTTCCACAACAACGGAACTCCTAGAATCGAAGATGCCATAGCCGAACGAGCCCGTGACCATGACATTTTCCAATTTCGAAGGATCCTTATCGTCTGTGTTGGACGGATCCGTCTGCACGACTTCGGAAGTATCGTGGCGTTGCGTAGAATCGCCAACAGTCGAATTCTGATTCAAGGAATCTGTAGACGTCGCCGTGTCCTGATGCGAGACAAAAGAACCCTGGCCAAGGGAATCCGTCTTCGCCGGTTCTACAGAAGAACTGTCCAAAACCTTGGCCCAGCCATCGGCCCCACAAATATACTGGACGCCATCCAAAGAATCGACAGCCCCAACGCTCGTGGAATCGCACAGGCGCATCTCGTACTTCGAATCGGAGCCACTAGTACTGTCATCACCACACGACACAAAGAAACACAATGTACAAACACCGTACACTGCAAGACCCAAGGCCTTCAATCCCATGAGTTTACCCATGCAATACTTTGACATATCGTATCCTTGCCGATAAAGCCAACAGAGCATCCCAAAAACCAAGCCTTGGACCGGTTCAGTCAAAAGCTCGCTAAAAAATAATTTTTTTGTAACAAGAATTCAAGCCGGGCGACAGCCTATAAGGGCAGCCCAAACCACTTTTAAAGCATTTTCCCCGTTTCCAAGAACCGGTTATGCATCTCAAAGGCCCGGGACAGGGCAAGCGGGAGGTGAACCCCCTTGGCATGCTTCAGGCCGAACTCCAATACATCGGTCAGCTCGTCGCGGAAATCGGGATGGGCGCAGTTCCTGATAATCAGGCGAGCGCGTTCCTCGGCGGGCAACCCACGCAAGTCAGCCAAGCCCTGCTCGGTCACGAAAATCATCGTGTCGTGCTCGGTATGGTCCACGTGGCTCACGTAAGGGACCACGGAACTGATAGCGCCGTTCTTCGCGACCGAAGGTGTGAGGAAAAAGCCGAGTGCGCAGTTCCTAGCGAAATCCGCCGAGCCGCCAATGCCGTTCATCATGGCAGAACCGCAGACCAGCGAACTGTTCACGTTGCCGAAGATGTCCATCTCAAGCGCAGTGTTCATAGAGATAACCCCAAGACGGCGGATAACGTCGGGGCTGTTGCTCACCTCCTGCTGGCGCAGGATAAAATGCTTTTTCCACTCAGCGCTGTTTTCCACGAATTCCTTCTGGGCCGACTGCGAAAGCGTAAGCGCCGTTCCCGAAGCAATTCCAAGTTTACCGCGTTTGAGGAGCGGCAGGCAGGCTTCCTGGATAACCTCGGTAAAAAGGTCAATCTGGCCCAAGCGATCGTCTTCGGCCATGGCGCAAAGCACGGCATTCGCCACCTTGCCGACACCACTCTGGTAGGCCATGCCTTTGGGCAGGCGCCCGCGGGATTCCTCGAAGCGGATAAAGTCCAGAATGCGCTCGCCGATATTTTTTGAAACTTCGTCAGGTTCCACGAAAGGAGTCACTTCGTCAAGACAGTCCTGTTCGACAATGGCGACCACCTTGTTCGTATCAATCTGCACAAATTCGCTCCCGACGCGGTCTCCAGCCGAATAAATCGGGAGGGGCTTTGCGTGGGGCGGCAGCTCGGGCAAAGCGCTGTCGTGCATGCCGATGCAGCTGTCGCCCAGGCGGGTATTCAATTCCAGGATAATCTTTTGGGCCATTTCGAGGTAGCACACGGAATTGCCACCCGATGTCGAAAGGCAGACGCGGCCATCCGGCAAAATGGCGGATACTTCGATAATGGCAACCGTCGGTGCAGGAACGGCCCCGGTACGAACAAGATAGCCCATCTTGCCGAGATGTGCATCGATATAGTGGATACTGCCGTCGTTTATCGCCTTGCGGAGGCTCGGATTGCTTTGGTAAGGCATGCGGAGGCTTACGGCATTGGCACGGGCGAGGGCGCCGTCACAGCTGTCGCCAGTAGAGGCTCCCGAAAAAAGCGTAACCTTGAAATCCTCACCGGCCTCGTGCAGCCGGGTGGCGCGTTCGGCAAGGGCGGCAGGGACAGCCTTGGGATACCCCGCGAGCGTAAAGCCGGACAAGCCCAAAACATCCCCGTTATTTATCATTCCTGCAGCTATTTCGGCACTGCATTTCCTTGAAGTAATCCAGTCCATGGCGTAAAAGATAAATAAAAGTGGTTGGTGGTTAGTGATTAGTGGTTAGTGATTGGTGGTTAGTGATTAGTGATTGGTGGTTACCAATCACTGTTTACTGTTTACTAATCACTGTTTACTGTTTACTAACCACTGTTCACTGTTTACTATTTACTATCTTCCCCCTCGTGCTTCATTTTATCAAATACAATATCATCGGCATTCTAAATACCCTCATCACGCTCATCGTGGTCTGGATTCTCCACCAAATTCTTGACTGGAACCTGGAACTCTCCAACTTTCTCGGCTTTGTCGCGGGGGGATTGAACAGCTACCTCTGTAACCGCATCTGGAACTTCAAGAGCACGAACAAGAAGCGGACCGAAGTCATTCGCTTTGCCATCGTCTTCCTGTGTTCGTACTCGATAAACCTGCTCGTGCTCGAAGGTTGCGTCTACCTGTTCTCACACGTTTCCTGGTGCATGAGCATCAGCAATTTCATGTCGCGATTCATGAAACCCGGTTACCTCGCCAATATCATCGCGAACGTCGTGTACGTGATCGTGAGCTTCATGCTCTACAAGAAATGGGTCTTTAAAAAGTAATTACAGTTCCACCAGAATGCCGGCTTGCAGATAAACGTATCCCCTGCCGCGTTCTTCGAGGAACTGGTAACCGCCCATCAACAAAATCGAAGAATAATCTCCGTTCTTGATATCGAAGCCACCGCCGGCACGCCATATCATCTGGTGGTCGTCACCAAAAGCATAGCCGATATCACCTGTTACCACAGGCAAAGTCTGCCCCCCTATCGGCAAACGGACCCATGCCGATGCCATCACGGGGATATAGCCAACGTTGTCCAACTCGTTGTAGCCACTGCCGATACCAAAGAAAACCATCTGGTCGATAGGGAACCAAATATGCCCGAATACATTCAGGTTGAACGACGTAATGTCGCTCACCGCATTCACGATGCCGCCCTGGACATCCATGGTAAACGCGTTCGCCCTAGGCGCAGCAAACGTCAAGGCACAGACAAACAGGATTGCAAGCAAGCGTTTCATATCGGCTCCTATGCGTCGTCGTCTCCACGGGCCTCACGAGCCCATCCGCCACTCTTTTCCCGCGTGAACGAAAGGAAAAACCCTTTCAGCATGGCCACATTCATCATCAGGAAATAATAAGCGTGGGGCACCATCCGGGATACGCCCACAATGACACAGAAAACCGTCACGCCAAAGAACAC
The uncultured Fibrobacter sp. genome window above contains:
- a CDS encoding histidine phosphatase family protein, with the protein product MRKRKLIKILFCLSILALLNSCGDDSETSVNSKGSDAGERDSVVVHDSVNVIDSIRIIDSVVVKDSVRIIDSVDVKDSVRIKDSVVVKDSVRIVDSVDVKDSVHIIDSVNVKDSVRIIDSVNVKDSVRIIDSVKVRDSVHVVDSVKVRDSVAVRDPEYFLGKCSQENKGTLKSAIIQDELRYFLCDEGTVMWRAASNVDVNNYYVQKSAVTKFVRLDSVAGILAEGEKLVVVIRHAERNTDSASGTPLNANGVQQAKELGGKLASNLEYHYGASGSIRTQQTCRYVAAGRARVDTLVDLSVDTLSHMGESWYVKDTDAYNTAKNSKGSWYVLSKWAYENSYSSAFYDFEPRCSEWIDSVAIPFSERAGTDVAFVATHDLLIMPLVAYISAKKIDIKYYDSKKWLNYLAGFAIVLKPDGSRVFYAVKGLDAGRISS
- a CDS encoding histidine phosphatase family protein; protein product: MKKLCSLFLIALLAISCGDDKSYSPEEEEFSESKDADSTRTGHHSHRQGYSSSSKKGSSDSKNPWENQNKVDSVNHSGVNPPDLETIVVDTSVVSTKKELPPCTAQNEGETFLVDEASDLYFCINGEWRTSVIGIVKATCADGNLTVDPFTASDAAEVEDPALAGTYRRVAVPVAGAAQKGPFRYGASVKIIELDSAKRMADSRRTHETCIASGDGSYAFPGVNLVSPYVRVEVNGYFRNELSGGLSTSMVTLHSVTDLTERDSVNVNMLTHLESPRLMKLVENSGFNQPIRSMKAQALKDVLSAFNIDLGGGSGSSGGGNNGGWFFGGGGNNGGGSWGGGHTHTTTASGSSVTADEVNLFGGDEYSAALLAISIMMQRKGSGHEMVSYANGIAERIKGNGNWDDNNARADLADWLMELDASGGYDKIRQVFASWGRGDAPDFEKHLRNFWSKVYGFETCNSYTAGQVKNVNTSLSAYFAPYYDHPDSPKIRFICDNTLKSWRVATDIEKDTVGFGPGTYAGQIRNGKINTDKSYVYEQSKRIWREATAADVTPFEDIADVLATVAPGEKVIFILRHGERTDDTGKTGHLTDNGKKQSQSVGAKLKGESISFANSTYTRSKETAENFATGAGLTFTENTIEELDGAWFVKDDSRLENYKSSDGGGWVVTSAYAYQGKYSDAFYDLDKRGEEFINTVVMPRFADINRIGVWISHDMLVVPLAVYATSKKVNLRYFDTKQWINYLAGVAIILDSNGIARYVPVKGLASGTMTL
- a CDS encoding phosphoglycerate mutase family protein encodes the protein MSKYCMGKLMGLKALGLAVYGVCTLCFFVSCGDDSTSGSDSKYEMRLCDSTSVGAVDSLDGVQYICGADGWAKVLDSSSVEPAKTDSLGQGSFVSHQDTATSTDSLNQNSTVGDSTQRHDTSEVVQTDPSNTDDKDPSKLENVMVTGSFGYGIFDSRSSVVVEVLDESFKKTGSSFPATISAKDGAYSAANVTFLPPYARASVFGKVTDLVHGGSITMKDTLYALVNAQGKGGEANVNVLTYLKSVYMQHLLKSSESTTVGKASQKASDAVWKAFHFDKAGLGSVDSVTSFAAGEAGAALLAVTIMMQAVANDTAANLWKVAADFADGSWKDSSARAKIADWAFGVDVNDEFETVHKNVEKIGLASVPGFEKYIRAFYLAELGIEACAAESYGAVVHAKNKFSKYYAADDSDVSVTMDRFVCDESSGAWREATDKEKDTYGFGAGQDGETRQGLVNAGIVYTYNAASSSWRVVSSRAERDAYFVKKSAITDFVDIQKVYDGIKDDEKVIFLLRHGERDKDIVSREGPLTSKGVQESKEVGAKLKKHKEDFRLGASEFYRAQQTVISIALGRGQDTTIADTFPELNDDWYMVNRDTVNKVENASGGGWEAIGLYVYNGAYTDGAETVAYYNLKDRSAELIEDVLLAKYDTVPERFIMLSSHDKLMVPFVAYCSDLNINMNVKDGGTWINYLAGIAIIWDKSGNRRYVAFKGLKSGYFQGW
- a CDS encoding acetyl-CoA hydrolase/transferase C-terminal domain-containing protein, whose product is MDWITSRKCSAEIAAGMINNGDVLGLSGFTLAGYPKAVPAALAERATRLHEAGEDFKVTLFSGASTGDSCDGALARANAVSLRMPYQSNPSLRKAINDGSIHYIDAHLGKMGYLVRTGAVPAPTVAIIEVSAILPDGRVCLSTSGGNSVCYLEMAQKIILELNTRLGDSCIGMHDSALPELPPHAKPLPIYSAGDRVGSEFVQIDTNKVVAIVEQDCLDEVTPFVEPDEVSKNIGERILDFIRFEESRGRLPKGMAYQSGVGKVANAVLCAMAEDDRLGQIDLFTEVIQEACLPLLKRGKLGIASGTALTLSQSAQKEFVENSAEWKKHFILRQQEVSNSPDVIRRLGVISMNTALEMDIFGNVNSSLVCGSAMMNGIGGSADFARNCALGFFLTPSVAKNGAISSVVPYVSHVDHTEHDTMIFVTEQGLADLRGLPAEERARLIIRNCAHPDFRDELTDVLEFGLKHAKGVHLPLALSRAFEMHNRFLETGKML
- a CDS encoding GtrA family protein gives rise to the protein MLHFIKYNIIGILNTLITLIVVWILHQILDWNLELSNFLGFVAGGLNSYLCNRIWNFKSTNKKRTEVIRFAIVFLCSYSINLLVLEGCVYLFSHVSWCMSISNFMSRFMKPGYLANIIANVVYVIVSFMLYKKWVFKK